TGTGGAACTTCACCATCCGCCACGCCAAAATTGTCACCCACGAAGACCGCCAGTACCTGGAATGCTGGTGCGAGGAAACCGAAGGCAGCCGCGACATCGAGGCCTTGCTCCACAACTGGTCACTACGCCTCGACCGCATCCCCGAAGAGGCGGTGATCTCCCCGGCAGAGGGGCACTGGCAACCCCAGCTCAGCACCATCCAGGTCGAGTTCTGGCTGCTAAATAGCTTGGCCTTTAGCTATCGCTCCAAAACCGAAGCCGACCTAGTCAACGAATGGCTGCCTGACCAGCAGGCTCGCCGCATCGTGCGGCAGGTCAATCACACCTTCTGGTTCTTCCGCGAAGTGCGCCGTTACGGAGCCAACTGCATTGTGGTGGGGCCAGGGGAAGTGCGGGACAGGTTCGCTAAGGATGTTGCGCAGATGAACCAGCATTACTGCTCTAGCTAACCATGTAGGCGCGCAGATTCCACGCCGAGGGTATTCATATCTACATTAGGCCACCACCAGAGAACACGACATATCCGGTGGTACCAACCCCCATCCTCGTAGGCCTCGCAGTCTAGTAGCTCGACGATATGAGTGAGCTTGCCATTTTGGATCAGGGCGATCTGTTCGGCAGCTTCAAGCTGGTTGGCTTTATTAGTGCGAAAGCCCAGAGGGAAGATGGTCACATGGTTAAAGTCAACGGCATTGGGCATTTCCTTGCTGCGATCGCGGTTATAGGCACAACCACTAGGGTCATGGATGACTTTGACCCCCTTCAGCTTTGAGAAGTCGATATGGCTCATGCTTATGGCTTTGGTAGGGTGTGCTGACGGGCTTGACATGCGGTGAGCTCAAGCTGTGTTGCTCAAGGCAATTTAAGAACTGGAGGAGACAGTGAGAGCGCTCCAGCCAAGGCCAGTCTTTTTATACCCATTCGGGCGCATGTGCTAAAAGGTAATTCCTCAAGTCATCCTCCGCACTTGGATGCCACCCATCGTTGTTTAATTGGGGAATGGGCCAAATTTGTTGTCTGACCTCGTAGGAGATTGGCTGGTTGGTTGCAATGAGGCGGCCAAGATGTTCGCAGTTCCACCCCAGTAAGCCGTAGTCCCAATCTTTAAAGCACCGAAGGGCATAAATTAATCGCTTGATAGTTTTGTCAGGAGTGTAAGCAATTTCATCAATGCCCAGAACAAATTTTGTGTTTACATAGTACCGTTCAAATGGCTCCCATCCTCTACCTGTATCGAAGATTTGGGTATCTGACAGGCCAATCCCGTAATGCCAAAAGCCGTCTACACCTTGCCAGTTGAGCAGCCTGCCGTAAAAGTGACTCTCGGGATCCAGACTCTGCGAAATAAAAATTATCTTGTTTTCTAGTTCGTTGTTACTGATAGCCATACTTAAATAACACTATTAGGTATTGACTGACTAAGAAGGAAATAAATGCAGAGTTTTCTTTAAAGATGCCAATCCTTTTGTGAAGAAGGTGAAATTCTAAATAAAGCTTTCACCATTTTTTGACTTGGAAGTTCTCAAGATCGAGTGAAAGAGCATTATCAAAGGAAGATGGGCACCCTTATGTTGGTAGTGCTGCCTGTCCCATAACCTCTACATGACACGGGAGTTGACATGATTCCGGTAATTCTCGGACTGCTCGCCATAGGGTCTGCTACTTATGGAGCAGCTACGGGGGTCAGTGGTGTAGCCAATATGCAAAAGGCAGAGGGCAAGGCCCACCGTGCCCAGAAACGCCACGAGGCTGCTACTGAAGCCCTAGAGAAGCGTTGGGACGAAGTTAACCAGCAAGCTAAGGAATACGGTGAATTCCAGCTCAGCGTCCTGCAAGAAACAGTGGGGGCCTTTGTCCGCTTCATCGAATCCACTGGACGGCAGGCGGCTATGTCGGATAAAGAGTTCCTCAAAGGATTGGAAGTCTCAGTCCAACAGGTTCAGAAGTACAAGAATGCCGCTATCCACGCAGAGCAGTATTTCAAAGGCGGTGTGTCGGCGGTGGCAGCATCGGCAGCAGGCTATGGCGGGGCTATGACTATTGCTACCACTGTGGGCGTGGCCAGCACAGGAACAGCCATTTCCACGCTCAGTGGCGCGGCGGCCACCAATGCTATGTTGGCTTGGTTTGGAGGTGGTTCTTTGGCGGCTGGTGGTGGCGGTATGGCATTGGGCTCAATGGTGCTAGGAGGCGTTGCTCTGGGGCCAGCGATCGCAATTGGCGGTTTTGTCCTCGGGTCTGAGGGTGAAAAGGCGCTGACTAGAGCGCGTGAATATAAGGCCAAAGTTAAGAAGGCGATCGCAAAAATGGAAGCGGCTCAAGTGTTTGCTGGCCAAGTAGAGCGCAGAATTTCTGAGCTATGGGAAATCCTAGAAACTTTGAATAGACAGGCCCTATCAGGCTTACAAATGTTGGAGTCCAGACCATTTGAGCGAGAGCGGGATGCTCAGCTATTTCAGCAGGTGGCGTTGTTCATTAAAGCGATCGCCGATATTACTCAGACACCAGTGCTCGATACTGAGGGGCAACTCAATCCAGGCTCATTCGATATTCAGGCTAAATACCAGCTTTTGAGTGAGAAAAAGAACGGCGACAATACCAATAGTGAGGATCAGAAATGACCTATCACCCTATCCATGTCGCAAACAAGTTTGTACCCCCTATGAGCCCTGCTGTTTGCTTTAAGCAGCTTGTTGATGCTTATTCAGAGTATTAGCGGGTAGTACAAGAAGAGCGCACAAAGCGTAGAGACATCGCCGCTTGGGAGAAAACGGCGTTGGCTGAAATTGAGCAGCAGCGCGATGTCATGATGAAGTTTCTCGATAAGGCATTCAACGAGCGGGCTGAAAACTTTAAGAGTTTTTTTGTTTTGGCTGACCAGGCAATCTCAACGGGAAATAATGACCAGCTTGCTGCTGTGTTGATCAGCATTGTAAATCTGGCAAAAGCAAGTCCCTTTAAGGATTTGGCTGACTTGGCAAAGGTAGAAGCAGCACTAGATGACCCAGACCATAGTTGGGATTTTTAGCATAGTCTTCTTCAAGTGTCAAAAAGGGAAAAATAAACTGGCACCCTAAAAATATTTTGCTCCCTCCCATGAACTATTTTTTTGATATCTGATGAAGCTGGAGTTTAGAAATCAGCTCTCAAGGATCTCAATTCTGTCAGGCCGTGCCTCAAGGCTAGGTTGCGGGGCAACGGAATGGGATTGCGAGGGGAGATGCATAAGCTTTAAGGAAAAGGGGAATCAGTCTGAACCTCTAGTATCTTCCGCCTTCCTTGAGAATGAAATGGCCCTGATAGCCATACAGTTTAAGTTTACAAGGGCTTGTCTACATCTACCGATCCATGCCTATAGCGTTAGACAAGATGCTTCTAATTTCAACTAGATAAACGCGGTGATGGATTTGTCATTTTTTTCAGTTCTGAACGAAAATCAGATAAGTTCTTGCTGATGATTTTTATCACTTCTTTTAGGGAATCAATATCTATAAATCTCTGTCGTGAATATTGAGTTTTATAATTGACTTGATTTAGGAAATAAACTATTGCCAGGAGCTGCTTCTGGCTTTCTAAAGCTATATCGCTTAAGATACTAATATTCTTCCTAGATATTGGCAAAGGATTGGCATTACCCTCCCCAAACATGATAACTGGAATATTTCTGAGAATATAGTCTGGATCTCTGTTGGCATTTAAAAAAACTTGAAATAACCCTCTAAGTAGATTTGACTGATCTCTAGTTTGCGGTTTTCTTGAACTTGAAAAATAGGTTATTCCGTCGGTCAGTCTTCTTGACAGCTCATGCATATAGTCTTGGCTGTCTTTTACCAAGTTGAGCACTTCTTCATCATTCAAATAAATTTCACTAGCTTGACGAATTTCTCTCTGTCGTATGCTTTTGCATAAGATTGTAATCTGCTCGTAGTCTTCTGATGATAGTTCTTCAATTTGCTTTTTAAGTTCTCTAAGAACCTCCTCAGATGTGCATTTAGATATCCAAGTCTCTTGAGAAGATGTAGAATTTACTTGATTTTCATAAGGACTTGAACTGGTTGGGGTGGTGGCTGGCTGGGAAGAATATTGGGGATTTGTTTTCTGGCTAACCAAAGCGTTATCAGGAAGATGAGTAGCACAATCGCCAATACGATTCTCAGGCTGCTCTTGGGGTAGCGTGGAATCTTTTTTTTTTGCTCGCTTTTAGGTTGCCATACCAAACTATCAATATTTTCAGGGGAGACATCTTCTCGTGCTTCCTGAATAATCATACTTGGCTCAGATTTTGGTGGTAATTCAGCTACATTCCCTCTATGATTGAGCCATCTTGTAATCTCAGTTTGCTTGACCTCTGCAATGACGATAGCGGTTTCCAGATCGCTAAATGAGGCTTGGCGCAGTTGCTCTGCAAGTTGGGCAATTTCTTCGTCTGTTTCGAGCTTGTGCGGCTCTAAATAGCTGAGGCTGAAAGTTGAAGAGTTTTCTGTTTCTAAGTTTAAGGGTTTCTCTTCTGTATAATTTTCAGGATACTTGTAAATGTCCTGAAGTCTATCTGCATCAACTTTGTAATTATTTAGACCATCAAATTCAATAGATACGCTAATAGCTTTTCTAAACTTGCTGTCTTGAATCCAAAGTCCTGTTAGGGCGCAGTAGGCGAGTTTTCTTAGTTGTTTTTCGGTTTCTTCATTATCATCGCTGACCCAAAGCACAACTTCGGAGATGCGCCTCCCAAGCTTCTCGGAGCGATCCGGTGTAGC
Above is a genomic segment from Nodosilinea sp. E11 containing:
- a CDS encoding WYL domain-containing protein gives rise to the protein MTRKGRALTLSVSDQEKTQLEQLALAFDQTWGDNPNVSKLVKAIANGDLRLATNHDWGRDRINALNRARNLCVDLGYLAEAVAIAELLLERSEINLPLRQEIQAFVDRPSTPWRMEIERCIRLQRPFRLTYQDAAGRLWNFTIRHAKIVTHEDRQYLECWCEETEGSRDIEALLHNWSLRLDRIPEEAVISPAEGHWQPQLSTIQVEFWLLNSLAFSYRSKTEADLVNEWLPDQQARRIVRQVNHTFWFFREVRRYGANCIVVGPGEVRDRFAKDVAQMNQHYCSS